From one Catenuloplanes nepalensis genomic stretch:
- a CDS encoding CbtA family protein: MGAPTLGGILRRGALAGVAAGVAASLVAFFVVEPVIERALAVEEARTAGEPAEEAIVGRAMQVFGGMVAALAVAICLALVLSVVFARVRHLLPGRTDFGRASLLAFLGFVAFALLPALKYPANPPAVGDPDTVDARTAQYLSLIAAGVAIAWLAVLVRQVLPARGLSAPLAVTLGVLTGVAGYAVLMLIWPGASGEIPADVSPQLIWDFRIASLAELAAMWATMGATLGLLLTPRAPRSAARVGETAATA; the protein is encoded by the coding sequence ATGGGCGCGCCGACCTTGGGTGGGATTCTCCGGCGCGGTGCCCTCGCGGGCGTCGCGGCCGGGGTGGCGGCCTCGCTGGTCGCGTTCTTCGTCGTCGAGCCGGTCATCGAGCGCGCGCTGGCCGTGGAGGAGGCCCGCACCGCGGGCGAGCCCGCGGAGGAGGCGATCGTCGGGCGGGCCATGCAGGTCTTCGGCGGCATGGTCGCGGCGCTCGCGGTCGCGATCTGCCTCGCGCTGGTGCTGTCCGTGGTGTTCGCGCGCGTGCGGCACCTGCTGCCGGGGCGCACCGACTTCGGCCGGGCGTCGCTGCTGGCGTTCCTCGGTTTCGTGGCGTTCGCGCTGCTTCCCGCGCTGAAGTACCCGGCGAACCCGCCGGCGGTCGGCGATCCGGACACGGTCGACGCGCGCACCGCGCAGTACCTGTCGCTGATCGCGGCCGGCGTGGCGATCGCCTGGCTGGCCGTGCTGGTCCGGCAGGTGCTGCCGGCACGCGGGCTGTCCGCGCCGCTCGCGGTCACCCTGGGCGTGCTGACCGGCGTGGCCGGCTACGCGGTGCTCATGCTGATCTGGCCGGGCGCCTCCGGTGAGATTCCCGCGGACGTGTCGCCACAGCTGATCTGGGACTTCCGGATCGCGTCGCTGGCGGAACTGGCGGCGATGTGGGCGACCATGGGCGCGACGCTGGGCCTGCTGCTGACGCCGCGTGCGCCGCGCTCGGCGGCCCGGGTCGGGGAGACCGCAGCAACGGCGTGA